The DNA segment GTCGTGGCGAGATCGCCTACGCGATCAACCGCGGGCACCGCAACCCCGGCTACTTCCCGGACGTGGACCTGCCCCCGACGCTGACGGCCACGACCGACCCGGCCACCGCCCTGGACGGTGCGGATTTCCTCGTACTGTCCATCCCTGCGCAGTCCCTTCGGGAAAGCCTCGCCTTGTGGACGCCGCACATCGGACGCGACACCGTGATCGTGTCGCTGATGAAGGGCATCGAACGCGACACCGACCTGCGGGCGAGCGAGGTCATCACCGAGGTGACCGGCATCCCCGCCGAGCGGGTGGCCGTGCTGTCGGGGCCGAACCTCGCCCGCGAAATCATGGCCGGACAACCCGCCGCCGCGACCGTCGCCTGCCCCGACGAAGCCACCGCCATCCGCGTCCAGCAGGCGTGCCACACCAGCTACTTCAGGCCCTACACCAGCACCGACGTGACCGGCTGCGAGCTCGGCGGCGCGGTGAAAAACGTCATCGCGCTTGCCGTCGGCATCGCCTCAGGCATGGGCCTGGGCCACAACGCGCAGGCCATGCTGATCACCCGTGGCCTCGCGGAAACCACCCGGCTGGCCGTAGCACTGGGCGCGCACCCCGCCACCCTCGCAGGACTGGCCGGCCTCGGCGACCTCGTCGCCACCTGCTCATCCCCGCTCTCCCGCAACCGTACCTTCGGCAATCACCTCGGCAAAGGGCTCAGCGTCGAAGAAGCGATCGCCGCCACCCGGCAGACCACCGAGGGTGTCAAGAGCGCCGAGGCGATTCTCGGCTTGGCGCAGGCCCACGGCGTCGACATGCCGATCACCTACGTCGTTACGGCACTGTTGAGTGGCAAAGTCACGCTGGAGCAGGCCACGGCCGCGCTGATGCAGCGTCCGCCCAAGCCCGAGCACTGACCCCGACGGCTCCGCGACCACGGGGTCGCACCCCACCATTACCCTCCCCAACCACGGATGTCGTGCCCGCGTCCGTAATGTCCGCCGCTGAGATCACTGTCCCGGCAGCTCCCTCAGCTACGCCCCGAAGTCGGATCAGCGCGCCAGGTGAAAGACGGCCGCCGCGACGATGGTGCCGAGGATGGTGCCTGCGATCACCTGGTTGCGCGTGTGGTCGCGCAATTCAACGCGGGACCATCCGACGACGATGACCAGAAGGAAGCCGAGGGCCATCCACGGGCCGTAGGTCTGCACGAGCATCGCGCAGGCGCCTGCGGACACGGCCTGGTGAACGGAGATCTTCCAGGCGAAGGTAATTGCGGTGAGGATCGCGAGCGTCACCAGCATCGAGACGATGAGGCCAACCATGGTGCGCGGCGCCCCCGCAACGAGCATCAGGACGATGCCGGTGGCTACTGAGAGCAGAATGACGGCCATCACGACAAGCCGTGCCGGCTTCTCCCCGACATGTCTGTCGCCCCAGTGGCCCTTGCGAATGCCGGACTTGATGAAGGCGATCGGAATGACGGCGGCGAAAAGGGCGCCGACCACTCCCCAGGCAACGCCTGTCCATTGCGCGGTGTGCCAACCGACCAGCAGGGTGACAGCGATGATCCAGTTCTTCGGCTCGAGCCAGTCCGTAATACGGCGCGCCAGCCGCGACTCGCTGCGGCGGACATCAGTTGTCATATGAGGAGATCCTTTCCGAATCGCCCTGCCCGTGGGAAATGGTCGACTGCTCTTGCCGGACGAATTCCGAAACGATTGGAGAGGAGAGGTACGCATCGGCAACGGTGCGCAACCATGACAGTTCACTCACTCTGTCCCGCCCAGTGACGCCGAGGGATGGGTATTCAACTCCCTGCAAACGTTCCCCATTTCGGGCGCTCTGGACGGCTGCACGCAACCAACAGGCTTCCGCAACTGCGTCAGAGTGTTGCGCATCGACCCCTTTCTGGCGGACGAACTTCCGAGCCTTTGCGTGCGTGTCGACTGACACGTACTCGCGAAGCGCCAGGCAGGCATCCTCGATCTCGATGACGCACCGCTCCAGCCGGAAGGGGACGCGCCTTCTACGCACGGAGGTCGCCAGCACCACGTACGGGGCTGCTTCCGTGAGCTGTGCCCACAGGGGCCGCAGCCTGCGCAGGGTGCTCCACGCCGCCACGTACTCAACGGCGACGGAGAGAGGAGGCAAGCAAACGCCGAGCGCGACCGACAGGACCGTGGCCTGCTTGAGCGTCGTGGAGAGAAGGTTCTCCAAGCCTGGGTAGTTGGTGCCCGAGACAAGCTGAACCGTCACAAAGACGATGCGTTGGAGGGCGTACAGGCTTCCGAGTAGGGTTCCCAAGCCCAGAAATCCGAGGCCGGCCTTCCCAAGAAGAGTTCGGCTGTGACGTACGCCGCCGAGGAACAGCCACGTAGCTACAACCATGGCGATGCCGATGTAGAGCGTGAAGACCGCCATGTAGAGGACAGGGAAGAGGGCACCACGGCCCTCTCCCAGCCTGACCGGCCCTCCCGGCGTCCAGTTGGCCAAGGCGTAGAAGGCGAGCATGAGGGGCAGCGTCACGCCGGCTGCCACCAATCGGGTGCGCCGTGCCAGGCCCTGCGGTCGAACGACTGCGATGACGAAGTCGAGCAGGTACGCCGCCGAGGTAACGCCGAGCACGTGTTTCAGCAGCGGCGACAGTCTGGCGTCTGTACCGACGGCGGCATCGACTGCCTCTTTGACCTGCGGAACCTCGAACGTCATGGCAGCCGCGAGAGCAGCCAGGGTCAACGCCAGGCTTCGCTGCTTGTGGGAGTGCCGGATGGACGGCAGTCGCCACAGAGCCACCAGCCAGAGGACGCCGGCGACGATGGTGGATGTACTCATGAGCGGCGGTTCCTCCGGGGGTGGACCAAAGCGTCGTCGAGCCGCGACACCGCGCCGGACCGGCCTCTTTCCCGGATCGAGTGGGCGAGATCCTGAAACAGCTCCCCCAGGCAGGAGGCAGCCATCTCGGCGTCGTACTCGGTTTCACGGTCGTAGCTCGTCCGACCGAAAGCGGAGAGCACGGCCGAGGGATCGACTC comes from the Streptomyces sp. KMM 9044 genome and includes:
- a CDS encoding NAD(P)H-dependent glycerol-3-phosphate dehydrogenase, giving the protein MSQHRLARAAVFSAGSWGTAVAKIMADAGTDVIVHARRGEIAYAINRGHRNPGYFPDVDLPPTLTATTDPATALDGADFLVLSIPAQSLRESLALWTPHIGRDTVIVSLMKGIERDTDLRASEVITEVTGIPAERVAVLSGPNLAREIMAGQPAAATVACPDEATAIRVQQACHTSYFRPYTSTDVTGCELGGAVKNVIALAVGIASGMGLGHNAQAMLITRGLAETTRLAVALGAHPATLAGLAGLGDLVATCSSPLSRNRTFGNHLGKGLSVEEAIAATRQTTEGVKSAEAILGLAQAHGVDMPITYVVTALLSGKVTLEQATAALMQRPPKPEH
- a CDS encoding MAB_1171c family putative transporter; translated protein: MSTSTIVAGVLWLVALWRLPSIRHSHKQRSLALTLAALAAAMTFEVPQVKEAVDAAVGTDARLSPLLKHVLGVTSAAYLLDFVIAVVRPQGLARRTRLVAAGVTLPLMLAFYALANWTPGGPVRLGEGRGALFPVLYMAVFTLYIGIAMVVATWLFLGGVRHSRTLLGKAGLGFLGLGTLLGSLYALQRIVFVTVQLVSGTNYPGLENLLSTTLKQATVLSVALGVCLPPLSVAVEYVAAWSTLRRLRPLWAQLTEAAPYVVLATSVRRRRVPFRLERCVIEIEDACLALREYVSVDTHAKARKFVRQKGVDAQHSDAVAEACWLRAAVQSARNGERLQGVEYPSLGVTGRDRVSELSWLRTVADAYLSSPIVSEFVRQEQSTISHGQGDSERISSYDN